From Primulina huaijiensis isolate GDHJ02 chromosome 15, ASM1229523v2, whole genome shotgun sequence, one genomic window encodes:
- the LOC140959249 gene encoding ras-related protein RABF1-like isoform X2 produces the protein MGCSSSVPDKNAGRLGGLNAENGGSNDVNNLKVKLVLLGDSGVGKSCIVLRFVRGQFDPTSKVTVGASFLSQTIALQDSTTVKFEIWDTAGQERYAALAPLYYRGAAVAVVVYDITSPESFTKAQYWVKELQKHGSPDIVMALVGNKADLLEKREVPVQDGNDYAEKNGMFFIETSAKTADNINQLFEEIAKRLPRPSS, from the exons ATGGGTTGCTCGTCATCCGTTCCAG ATAAAAATGCTGGAAGGTTGGGAGGTCTGAATGCAGAAAATGGAGGATCGAATGATGTGAATAACCTTAAAGTTAAG CTGGTGCTCTTAGGTGATTCTGGGGTTGGGAAAAGCTGCATCGTTCTTCGATTTGTTCGTGGTCAGTTTGATCCTACATCTAAG GTCACTGTTGGGGCATCTTTCTTGTCTCAGACAATAGCCTTGCAGGATTCAACTACAGTGAAATTTGAAATATGGGACACTGCTGGTCAAGAAAG GTATGCCGCACTGGCGCCTCTGTATTACCGAGGTGCTGCTGTTGCCGTAGTGGTGTATGACATTACTAGTCCCGAATCATTCACCAAGGCACAATATTGGGTCAAG GAGTTGCAAAAACATGGAAGCCCAGACATAGTCATGGCCCTCGTAGGTAATAAAGCTGATCTTCTTGAAAAAAGAGAAGTGCCAGTTCAG GATGGAAATGACTATGCTGAAAAGAACGGAATGTTCTTTATAGAGACCTCTGCCAAGACTGCTGACAATATAAACCAGCTATTTGAG GAAATTGCCAAGAGGCTGCCGCGGCCATCTTCGTGA
- the LOC140959249 gene encoding ras-related protein RABF1-like isoform X1, which translates to MGCSSSVPDKNAGRLGGLNAENGGSNDVNNLKVKFPLSPQLVLLGDSGVGKSCIVLRFVRGQFDPTSKVTVGASFLSQTIALQDSTTVKFEIWDTAGQERYAALAPLYYRGAAVAVVVYDITSPESFTKAQYWVKELQKHGSPDIVMALVGNKADLLEKREVPVQDGNDYAEKNGMFFIETSAKTADNINQLFEEIAKRLPRPSS; encoded by the exons ATGGGTTGCTCGTCATCCGTTCCAG ATAAAAATGCTGGAAGGTTGGGAGGTCTGAATGCAGAAAATGGAGGATCGAATGATGTGAATAACCTTAAAGTTAAG TTTCCATTATCTCCACAGCTGGTGCTCTTAGGTGATTCTGGGGTTGGGAAAAGCTGCATCGTTCTTCGATTTGTTCGTGGTCAGTTTGATCCTACATCTAAG GTCACTGTTGGGGCATCTTTCTTGTCTCAGACAATAGCCTTGCAGGATTCAACTACAGTGAAATTTGAAATATGGGACACTGCTGGTCAAGAAAG GTATGCCGCACTGGCGCCTCTGTATTACCGAGGTGCTGCTGTTGCCGTAGTGGTGTATGACATTACTAGTCCCGAATCATTCACCAAGGCACAATATTGGGTCAAG GAGTTGCAAAAACATGGAAGCCCAGACATAGTCATGGCCCTCGTAGGTAATAAAGCTGATCTTCTTGAAAAAAGAGAAGTGCCAGTTCAG GATGGAAATGACTATGCTGAAAAGAACGGAATGTTCTTTATAGAGACCTCTGCCAAGACTGCTGACAATATAAACCAGCTATTTGAG GAAATTGCCAAGAGGCTGCCGCGGCCATCTTCGTGA
- the LOC140959246 gene encoding DEAD-box ATP-dependent RNA helicase 40-like has protein sequence MASVEASSSTHGPRYAPDDPTLPQPWKGLIDGSTGVLYYWNPETNVTQYEKPTALPPPLPPGPPPAAPTLKLNPIPSTRTVQSDGFQNQKHTPALMPQGQLISSSSQQHIQLTPQVSQHQVPPPGQVQGSHLGPGIQQQGHLAPEQIRTQIVEQPGQQVPSLLGQMPTHPGQLGISQPTPHIPTQPGSQASYLQMQQIPHGPQGQMYSNSQMGNPHGFQFNPHQVSYAVHQQNMPPQGPQSLQPSQHLIPGSQLPHQQDQVTGLAPRDDSNFLHGKHSGSSAVHQHMMQGQQFPHPREQKNGIPQIDDVEYKQGKKAGFSPAQVQQTGTPSMQNLSAVASSTQASHMSTTPNQTTLYGGGSSVNMQQTNPSLQLHQAGTDLAHSLHGSRFPNQMDPGMMHSQQQNLPPVASKMGYEENHIGRTGNDFNYSTNKGAPAMHQLPKLAPLPMARNQQEMRMGDFPQNVTPIVPGRLNGPGPSGGPALHGVYGNASGVPPFPNNAFPSPPSVMMGPTDPIHLSAVEIYRRKHEVTATGEDVPAPFMTFEATGFPPEILQEMHFAGFSAPTPIQAQTWPIALLNKDIVAIAKTGSGKTLGYLIPAFIHLRRRQNNPQNGPTVLVLSPTRELATQIQDEALKFGRSSRVSCTCLYGGAPKGLQLKELDRGVDIVVATPGRLNDILEMKRIDFRQISFLVLDEADRMLDMGFEPQIRKIVNEIPPRRQTLMYTATWPKEVRKIASDLLVNPVQVNIGSVDELTANKAITQHVEVVPEMEKQRRLEQILRSQERGSKCIIFCSTKKLCDQLARSIGRNFGAAVIHGDKSQGERDWVLNQFRTGKSPVLVATDVAARGLDIRDIRVVINYDFPTGIEDYVHRIGRTGRAGATGVSYTFFSEQDWKHALDLVKVLEGANQHVPPEVRDIALHGGPGFSKDRVPMNRYDSAGGGGRWDSGGRGGMRDGFGGRGGMRDGGFGGRGGMRDGGRGGMRHDSFGGRGGMRDVGFNGRGVTRDGNFGGRSGGRDGGPSGARLGWDRGGRGTHDRFNNLDVRGRGRGRGRFDSRRDGPDRSRGQSFSRSPDRVRTWGSSRSRSSSRSRSRGRSYSRSRSRSRSRCRSWSQSRSPRSSRSWSHSPRRSRSRSYDRYERRPPRKTKFDQVNVSPPKTEAPSEPLRSLVSPGTGGNEFTGVEPAERVPLVAAADLGNLVAEADPSNNPPVEP, from the exons ATGGCTTCGGTAGAGGCATCCTCCAGTACACATGGCCCCAGATACGCGCCAGACGATCCTACTCTACCTCAACCTTGGAAAGGATTGATAGATGGAAGTACAGGCGTCTTATATTACTGGAATCCTGAAACAAATGTCACTCAATATGAAAAGCCGACAGCTTTACCACCACCGTTGCCACCAGGGCCACCACCTGCAGCTCCTACCCTCAAGCTAAATCCTATACCATCAACAAGAACAGTGCAATCAGATGGTTTTCAGAACCAGAAACATACACCGGCCCTGATGCCACAAGGGCAACTTATCAGCTCATCATCCCAGCAACACATTCAGCTAACACCACAAGTTTCTCAACATCAAGTGCCACCACCTGGTCAGGTGCAGGGGTCACACTTGGGACCTGGGATACAGCAGCAGGGTCATCTAGCACCTGAACAAATTAGGACGCAAATAGTGGAGCAACCAGGTCAGCAAGTGCCATCCCTGTTGGGGCAAATGCCTACACATCCAGGTCAGCTAGGAATTTCGCAACCAACACCACATATACCCACTCAGCCAGGTAGCCAAGCCTCTTATCTACAGATGCAGCAGATCCCTCATGGTCCACAAGGTCAAATGTATTCAAACTCTCAAATGGGAAACCCACATGGTTTCCAATTTAACCCTCACCAAGTGTCATACGCAGTTCATCAACAGAACATGCCTCCACAGGGTCCACAAAGTTTGCAGCCATCTCAGCATTTAATTCCGGGGTCGCAGTTACCTCACCAACAAGACCAAGTGACAGGACTTGCTCCGAGAGATGACTCTAACTTTCTTCATGGAAAGCACTCTGGTTCTTCAGCTGTCCACCAGCATATGATGCAAGGGCAACAGTTTCCTCATCCCCGAGAACAGAAAAATGGAATTCCTCAAATAGATGATGTAGAGTATAAGCAAGGGAAGAAAGCTGGGTTTTCACCTGCACAGGTTCAGCAAACGGGAACTCCATCTATGCAAAACTTGTCTGCAGTAGCAAGTTCCACTCAAGCTTCACATATGAGCACTACGCCAAACCAAACTACCCTGTATGGTGGTGGCTCATCCGTCAACATGCAACAAACCAATCCTTCACTTCAGTTGCATCAAGCTGGGACAGACTTAGCACATTCACTGCATGGTTCTAGATTTCCAAATCAGATGGACCCTGGGATGATGCATAGCCAGCAGCAGAATCTGCCTCCTGTAGCCTCAAAGATGGGCTATGAAGAAAACCATATTGGAAGAACTGGAAATGATTTTAACTATAGCACTAACAAGGGCGCCCCTGCAATGCATCAGCTGCCCAAGCTTGCACCCTTACCCATGGCAAGAAATCAACAG GAAATGAGGATGGGTGATTTTCCTCAAAATGTCACTCCTATTGTCCCAGGAAGATTAAATGGTCCCGGTCCTTCCGGAGGGCCTGCTTTGCATGGTGTCTATGGTAATGCTTCTGGAGTCCCTCCTTTTCCAAACAATGCTTTTCCGAGTCCTCCTTCAGTGATGATGGGACCTACAGATCCTATTCATTTATCAGCGGTAGAAATCTATCGACGGAAGCATGAAGTAACTGCCACG GGTGAAGACGTTCCAGCTCCATTCATGACTTTTGAAGCCACTGGATTTCCGCCAGAAATACTACAGGAG ATGCATTTTGCTGGTTTCTCTGCTCCCACACCCATCCAGGCACAAACATGGCCTATTGCTTTACTGAACAAGGACATAGTTGCTATTGCAAAGACAGGGTCTGGAAAAACACTTGGTTATCTTATTCCTGCATTCATTCATCTGAGACGACGACAAAACAATCCTCAGAATGGTCCAACTGTGTTGGTTTTGTCTCCAACCAGGGAGCTCGCCACCCAAATTCAGGATGAAGCACTCAAGTTTGGTCGATCATCTAGGGTTTCGTGCACG TGCTTGTATGGTGGTGCTCCAAAAGGCCTGCAATTAAAAGAACTAGATCGAGGGGTGGATATTGTTGTGGCAACTCCGGGTCGGCTGAATGACATCCTTGAAATGAAGAGGATTGACTTTAGACAGATCTCTTTTCTTGTTCTTGATGAGGCTGATAGAATGCTTGATATGGGTTTTGAGCCACAGATTCGTAAAATCGTCAATGAGATACCTCCAAGAAGGCAAACTCTTATGTACACTGCAACCTGGCCTAAGGAAGTTAGAAAAATAGCAAGCGATTTACTTGTTAATCCCGTGCAGGTCAACATTGGCAGTGTTGATGAGCTTACTGCGAATAAGGCTATCACACAG CATGTGGAAGTAGTCCCAGAAATGGAGAAGCAAAGACGCTTGGAGCAAATTCTTAGATCCCAGGAACGTGGTTctaaatgtataattttttgttcCACTAAAAAGTTGTGTGACCAGCTGGCACGTAGTATTGGACGTAACTTTGGAGCGGCTGTAATTCATGGAGACAAATCCCAGGGTGAGAGAGACTGGGTTCTTAATCAATTCCGAACTGGGAAGTCCCCAGTTCTAGTTGCTACTGATGTTGCTGCTCGGGGACTTGACATAAGGGACATAAG GGTTGTGATCAATTATGATTTTCCAACTGGGATTGAGGACTATGTCCATCGAATTGGAAGAACTGGGAGAGCTGGTGCTACGGGTGTTTCGTACACATTTTTCTCTGAGCAAGACTGGAAACATGCTCTTGATCTTGTTAAAGTTTTGGAGGGGGCCAACCAGCACGTGCCTCCTGAGGTGAGAGACATAGCTTTACATGGCGGCCCTGGTTTCAGTAAGGATCGAGTTCCCATGAACCGTTATGATTCTGCTGGTGGTGGTGGCCGTTGGGATTCTGGCGGTCGCGGTGGCATGAGAGATGGCTTTGGTGGTCGTGGTGGAATGCGAGATGGTGGCTTTGGTGGTCGTGGAGGCATGAGGGATGGTGGCCGTGGTGGAATGAGGCACGACAGCTTTGGCGGACGTGGAGGGATGAGAGATGTTGGCTTCAACGGCCGAGGAGTGACTAGAGATGGAAATTTTGGTGGTCGTAGTGGTGGGAGGGATGGTGGTCCTTCAGGTGCTCGGTTGGGATGGGACAGGGGTGGACGTGGCACACATGATCGATTCAACAATTTAGATGTGAGAGGACGAGGCCGTGGGCGAGGGCGATTTGACAGTCGAAGGGATGGCCCTGATAGAAGTAGGGGTCAGAGTTTCAGCCGGAGCCCTGATAGAGTTCGAACATGGGGTTCCAGTCGAAGCCGAAGCTCTAGCAGAAGCCGTAGCAGAGGTAGGAGTTATAGCAGAAGCCGGAGCCGGAGCCGGAGCCGGTGCCGAAGTTGGTCTCAGAGCCGTAGTCCAAGGAGCAGTCGCAGCTGGAGCCATAGCCCTAGACGCAGCCGCAGCCGCAGCTATGATAGATACGAGAGAAGGCCACCACGCAAAACTAAATTTGATCAGGTAAATGTTTCACCACCAAAAACTGAGGCACCCTCTGAACCCTTGAGATCCTTGGTGTCTCCTGGTACCGGTGGCAATGAATTTACTGGAGTTGAGCCAGCAGAGCGGGTTCCTTTGGTAGCAGCTGCGGATCTTGGCAACCTTGTTGCTGAAGCTGACCCTTCAAACAACCCTCCTGTGGAACCCTAG